ACAGATAATCGACTAATAATTGAAATTATTCTCTTTTTATTCACTACAGGTTTTGATACCTTAAAAATTTGATTGATGTTTTACATCAGGTTTACTGATTTACTTTATTGCAACGCATACTATTATTATGTAATAATTTGAGTGTCTTCTTGTTCAAGAATAGAATATAAACAGGTGTAAGGCGTTGTTGATCTTTTGTTTTATACCGGGGCTCATGTCTGATACTTTTTTGACATTTTTGTGCATTATTTTCTTTAGTTGGTTATATTTCCTTATCTATGGCCCGTATATGTTAGTTATCGTATTCATTCTGGGAGAGGTAACAAGATCAAACCCTTTACAACTGATCTATATTTTTTTCAGTCTTTTCTTCTTAGTTGGTCTGTTAATAAATATTACATACCGGATTAAAGGTTGGAATCACTTTGCAATGTGGAGAACTTTGACATCAGCAAAGTTGATCTGGAATATCAATTCCCTGACTCAGCAGATAAAAAACTGTTGGCCTCAATATATCCTCATATTTTTAATTTCCAGTACAATTATTGCCATTTTTTTATATGGCGAAGGTTTGATCAGGCGAATTTTTGACGCATCTGTTCGTTATCTGGAACCATTAACAAGTATATACTCCTCGATTGGTCAGATTATATTGCCGTTCATTGCAGTTTTGGGCTTTTTCTTTCTCATTTCTTTTGTAATTGAATTAGTGAACTCAATTAATGCAAACGAAAACCTGCATGACAAGAAGTATCTCCAAAATATCAATCTCATATTCCTGGTATCTCCAGTTATCTTTCTCATTCTGATTGGGATTTTTATTCCTAATCCGGTTCAAATAATACTTTCCAATATATTCGGGCAGATTTCAGCAATTTCTCGATTTATTTTTATTAATATTGAGATCATCTTTCTGGTAATGATCCTGATTCTCATCATTCAATGGATCAATAAACGGCGTTATATCACAAAAATTGAAGAATTTATTGTAATACAAGATGATAAAAAACAGGATTTCTGTGATATTGATGATGGAATTAAAAATGAGATCGGGAGAATAAAAAAGTTATATCTGGATATCGGGGCTTTTAGAGATATTGAGAGCATTGCTCAGGGAGATTTTCGGATGTTTCGAATGACTGATGATCCTATCGTTGCTAGTCTGTCATCGATCACCGGAACGGTAAAACTGGGATCAACCTTATCAATTCCGGTGACTTTTTTTACATCCCTCACAAACAGCATAATCTGTGCCCCCCGGATTTCAGGAGTATTAACAAAGCAGGGCACTTCATGGCAGATGTACTCTTCGTATCAGGACAGGTGGAAATCATATACATGGAGAGTAACAGATGATGATATAAAAAAAATTACGGATGTATGCACACAAAAAAAAACTGATACCCAAGGTCAGCAACAACCTGCAACTCCTGTAGAACAATCAACCGGAAATTTATTCTTTTCTGTGTATCTTAACAATTATCCAATATCTCTCGAACTTCCAGTAAATTTTCAGTTGAAAAAAGGAAACCTTCCTTCAGATCCTCCTAATCAATCAGATAACCCTAAAACTGAAACAGATAAAAAAGATACAGCAACTGACACCAAACCTGTCTCAAGCACCCTCACATCAGAGGATCATTCCAAGATTGTTGAAACTTTAACCGCAAAAATTATCATAGATCTTTCAGATCCGGGAACACCAAGATGGGAAGCATATATCTACTATAACCGAGGACTCAAGTCATACCGACAAGCTCTTCGAGAAGGAAATAGTAAAGAGATAAAGGATACGCATCTGAAAGAAGCCTTCTCTAATTTTATCAAAGCAGTCACGTTTGATGACTCATATGCTGTCGCATATTATGGAATGGGCCTTATTCTTCACGAATATTCTTCTGATACCTATTACCCATTGATTTCATATTTGTTTAAAAAATCAATTTTCCTAAATCCTGGGTTTTGGCAGGCAAAATATGCAAAGATGATCATCGATATTAAAAAGCACTTAAGAAGCCCCTATCAAAGGCAAGATGATTTTAAATTTAATGATTTAAAGGATTATATTTCAGAAATTTCCGATTTTTTTACCTTTTTAACAACTGAAGCAAACCAGAACAGTGGCATTTCTTGTTCTATAACGTTTGAGGATCTAAACAAAGTATTTGGTGAAATCTTACAATATTCATGCAACCTGGAATTAGATGATCTTGTTGATATTGATAATAACTATTTTAATAGGTTTATTATTGAATTCATTTTTTCTCTAAAACAGTATTATGAAGATATTCGAAAGGTTCCTGATTTAGATGAGATTATAGAGGACTGTAATAATCTAATCAAAAATGATCCTGATTATCCTGCGTTTTATTATTGGAGAGGGATTGCGCAATGCCAAAAATCTGTAGAGAATATGAACTATGATAAAAACTCTGGTTCACAGAGCATTATTTCATTTCAAAAAGCAATTGCTCTTCATAAGAAACAGTATATCCTTTCGGGAATGAATGAGGATCTGTACTTTGACATCCAGGATAATAATCTCATGTATCGCTCCTGTATCCAGGATACATATTTGCATCTCTCTGTTTCTGAATACATACAAAAGAATGGTGGGAATTACTGGAGACAGGAGACTGACTATTTCAATAAGATCAAGGAATTATCCTCTTATATTAATGCCGGGTTAATTATGCCAGAATATTCTTCTAAGGAATTATGGTCTAAGGTAAAGATAATACATAAAAAATATTCAAAACAGAAATGCCAATCTAATGAATTAAATAGTGAGAAACAAGGCTTTTGATCAAAATTCAATACATAATATGATTTTTTCTTTTCCTATTCCTGTCAAAAGAATCTATACATGGAAATCATGTATGAATCATTAAATTACTTGTACTTCTCATCATCTTAAATTCAAATCTATATTACCGGGGAATCAATTCTGAATTATTTTAATCATATATACAATCAAATACTGTTAGTGGAGCAGAATGAACCGACATCACCAACTCATTAATCCTTCTCCCTGGTTTTTTACCATTTATAGTTACTATTTTGCCAGTATCTGAGTTTTCCGATTTCTTCGAACAAAACCTCACTCACAACCTAATATCAAAGTAAAACACATCTTTTAGATCCCTCTGGCTCTCCATATTACAAAGACAAAAAAAGGAGTACCGATTAGTCCTGTGACAATGCCAATTGGCATCTCACCAGGGATTATCGTTCTAATTGCTAGATCAACTAACAGAAGATAAATAGCTCCACCAACCAAGGAAAAAGGGAGAAGTAATATGTGGTCATTTCCTGTTACCATTCGACAAATATGGGGTATGACAAGTCCAATCCATCCGATAACACCACAAAGAGCAACTGAAACCGCAATGATAATCGTGGTCGTGATAATGAAAAGAGTCTTAAGCAGACGAGTATCCTGCCCCAGCATGTTCGCCGTTTCTTCACCATATGCAAGAATATTTAGTTGCCACCTCATCAGATAGAGAAGAATAATCGCGACAAAAAACAGGGGAAGGACAAGCCCTACTTCACCAAGGGAAACACGACTGAACGATCCCAACAACCAGAAAGTGATGAACGGCATAACGGTGAACGGATCTGCTATCCATTTAATAAGTGCAGTCAATGATCCACATAATGTTCCTATTGCCATACCTGCAATAACTGTGGTAAACCGGTCAATCCCCCATGTGATACTCGCTACAAGAAGACCACCAAAAAATGCACAGATTGTGGTAATGAAAATATCCCCGGTAAAAAGAATTGCAAGAGCTGCTCCAAAGGCTGACCCGGAACTGATACCAAGAATATATGGCGAAACAAGGGGGTTGCGATATACGGCCTGTAACGTTACCCCACACCCAGACAAAGCTGCCCCGACAACGAGAACCATTACTGTTCTTGGTAATCTCAAATTCAGAATCAAATCTGTGTATTGATTTGAAAAGTAATCAGGATTGAATACCCCATATACAGCACCTGCAGTCTCTATTGGAGGTATCCAAATCCTACCAGCACAAACAGAAATACATCCAAGTACCATACATACAAAAAACAGGATAATACACTCATAATGCCTTGAACTTGTTCTCATGGCTGCTCAAGTAGATAAGAACAATAAATATTGGATTTTTCACACATTTATGAGTTTGAACTATATGAACCACGTAATATTTTTTCAATCTGAAGATCATTTAAAGAATAATTAAAGAATTCCTTAAAATACTCCCGAAGAATATCTGAAAGATTGACATCTGAAAACCGATCAGGATACACTGTTTTTGCAAGCCACATCGAATAAAACACTGCTGATTCAGCATTCGGACGGCTCCACTTAAAAATTCCCTGCGGCTGAACATACACCCGGTGATTCCGTACTGCATTAATAGGAGCCCATCGTTTATCTGAATAAATTTCATCAGGACTTCCGGAGTCGATAATAATAACATCAGGATTCCATGCAAGGATCTGTTCCATGGTAACCTCGCTTTGGGATGGAGTGATTTTTTCGACAGTATTATTTGGTGATTCTAATATCGCAGCATTTTTACAGCCTGCAACATTCAACCGCTCCTGAAGGAATGTATCATTGCCATATGTCATCATGTGACTTGTATCATATCCACAAAAGACCTTTAGTCGGGTATCATCAGGGATAGAGGCAACCCGAGTGGACACAAAATCATTAATTCTATGTATAAATGTTTCATACTGCTCAGCTTTGTCAGTCTGATTAAAAACAAGTCCAATAAATTTGACCTGATCAACGATCTGCTTAAAACTATCTCCTTGAGTATTTTTTATCACAACCACGGGTATTTTTGCTCTCTTTTTTATGAGCTGACCATCAAGAGGCGGACAGAGAACCATATCCACACCTGTAATAGTAAGGATTTCATAATCTACCTCTCCGGTAGCTCCACGGACATCAGTTAAATTCAATAAAGATGGATCGATTTCCTGAAGCAGAAGAGATTGTTTCATACCCGGTGTGGTGGCAGCAATCCTGTCACTTACTCCTAGTATATATGGAATTTGTGCTATCGGGCCGGAAAAAAGAGCAACTTTTTGAGGACATGCTGGGATTTGCACCACAGTGCCACTCATATCTGTGATATTTCTAAATGAGGAAGAATTTGTATGGAGGTTAGAATTTACAGGATCATCTAATCCAGGAGTACTGTTTAGATCAGAATGAGATATACATCCTCCTGATAGAGTAAAAATACATACAATCAGGACAATCGGGATGAAACTTCTCATAGATCTTATTTTATAATTAATAATGTTAAAATCTTTGATACATCTTTGAAATTGAGCTTTGGAATGAAACTATGGTAGTATATCTCGCACTTGATGATACCGATATGCCTGATTCCATTGGAACAGGACGATTAGCCCGGTTTATTGCTGATGAAATGGGGAAAAAATACCCGGTTCTCTGCGTTACAAGACATCAATTCTATGTTCACCCTGATATTCCTTATACTTCCCATAACAGTGGGGCTGTCATTCATTTTGCAGATATTCCACCAGAATCTGAGTCGCAGTTTTGTGATGAAGCAATCGCTCTCATGAGGGAGAAATTTATTTTAGGAAGTGATCCAGGGCTTTGTTTTGCACGACACGAGCAGATAATTGCACCAGTCATTACCTTTGGAC
This DNA window, taken from Methanospirillum lacunae, encodes the following:
- a CDS encoding FecCD family ABC transporter permease — encoded protein: MRTSSRHYECIILFFVCMVLGCISVCAGRIWIPPIETAGAVYGVFNPDYFSNQYTDLILNLRLPRTVMVLVVGAALSGCGVTLQAVYRNPLVSPYILGISSGSAFGAALAILFTGDIFITTICAFFGGLLVASITWGIDRFTTVIAGMAIGTLCGSLTALIKWIADPFTVMPFITFWLLGSFSRVSLGEVGLVLPLFFVAIILLYLMRWQLNILAYGEETANMLGQDTRLLKTLFIITTTIIIAVSVALCGVIGWIGLVIPHICRMVTGNDHILLLPFSLVGGAIYLLLVDLAIRTIIPGEMPIGIVTGLIGTPFFVFVIWRARGI
- a CDS encoding ABC transporter substrate-binding protein; the protein is MRSFIPIVLIVCIFTLSGGCISHSDLNSTPGLDDPVNSNLHTNSSSFRNITDMSGTVVQIPACPQKVALFSGPIAQIPYILGVSDRIAATTPGMKQSLLLQEIDPSLLNLTDVRGATGEVDYEILTITGVDMVLCPPLDGQLIKKRAKIPVVVIKNTQGDSFKQIVDQVKFIGLVFNQTDKAEQYETFIHRINDFVSTRVASIPDDTRLKVFCGYDTSHMMTYGNDTFLQERLNVAGCKNAAILESPNNTVEKITPSQSEVTMEQILAWNPDVIIIDSGSPDEIYSDKRWAPINAVRNHRVYVQPQGIFKWSRPNAESAVFYSMWLAKTVYPDRFSDVNLSDILREYFKEFFNYSLNDLQIEKILRGSYSSNS